In Massilia antarctica, the following are encoded in one genomic region:
- the fliH gene encoding flagellar assembly protein FliH, giving the protein MKQFRPYHFPPLSQLDSLGAAHSAEAAGQWQNAVEEGYQQGQREGYESGQARGSAEGYAAGLAEGQSAGRRQAMQQVQDRFEELAGPLDGMFAQLGQMVEEFRSAQRKEVVDLVGKVARQVIRAELALQPVQLLALVDEALAAMPPTRDGIEVCLNPEELKRITELDPVRAAKWSLLPDPSLQAGECRVRAGDNEVDAGCQGRLAACMTQVSAQLLAVPERVAEEMDA; this is encoded by the coding sequence ATGAAACAATTTCGCCCCTATCATTTCCCGCCGCTGTCGCAGCTCGATTCGCTCGGTGCCGCCCATTCCGCCGAGGCCGCGGGCCAGTGGCAGAACGCGGTCGAAGAAGGCTACCAGCAGGGGCAGCGCGAGGGCTACGAGAGCGGCCAGGCGCGCGGCAGCGCCGAAGGCTATGCCGCCGGACTGGCCGAGGGCCAGAGCGCCGGCCGCCGCCAGGCCATGCAGCAGGTGCAGGACCGCTTCGAAGAGCTGGCCGGCCCGCTCGACGGCATGTTCGCCCAGCTCGGCCAGATGGTCGAGGAATTCCGTTCGGCCCAGCGCAAGGAAGTCGTCGACCTGGTCGGCAAGGTGGCGCGCCAGGTGATCCGCGCCGAACTGGCGTTGCAGCCGGTCCAGTTGCTCGCGCTGGTGGACGAAGCCTTGGCCGCCATGCCGCCCACCCGCGACGGCATCGAAGTGTGCCTCAATCCGGAAGAACTCAAGCGCATCACCGAACTCGATCCGGTGCGCGCCGCCAAATGGAGCTTGCTGCCCGACCCATCCCTGCAAGCGGGCGAATGCCGCGTGCGCGCCGGCGACAATGAAGTCGACGCCGGTTGCCAGGGCCGCCTGGCGGCCTGCATGACGCAAGTGAGCGCCCAGTTGCTGGCGGTCCCTGAACGGGTGGCCGAGGAGATGGACGCATGA
- a CDS encoding flagellar motor switch protein FliG, protein MAELDNNVDAEEAPGLTPVEQAAIVLLSIGEEPAAAVLRCLDREELLEVTQVMSRMSGIKVDSVRVAMQTFFDDYRQQSGVHGASRSYLKRSLDLALGSDIANSVLNNIYGDAIRPMMARLQWASPKWLADYVANEHVQMQAVFLAFLPPALAGQILDALPLEGRDLVLLNLARLDEIDRDLLTELEELVTRCLGALDTQSASVEGIRQVAEILNRLPGNRAGMVELLRAHDPDVVSEIEMSMYDFFILSRQTEATITRILDDVPLEQWAIALKGAEPAIRDAILTTMPRRQAQNFDDLLRRAGPVPLSRIEQTRKDIMATVKQLADNGEIEVQLFAEAVIE, encoded by the coding sequence ATGGCCGAACTGGACAATAACGTGGACGCCGAAGAGGCGCCTGGACTGACCCCTGTCGAACAGGCCGCCATCGTCCTGTTGAGCATTGGCGAAGAGCCGGCCGCGGCCGTCCTGCGCTGCCTCGACCGCGAGGAATTGCTGGAAGTGACGCAAGTGATGTCGCGCATGAGCGGCATCAAGGTCGATTCCGTGCGCGTGGCGATGCAAACCTTTTTCGACGATTACCGCCAGCAGTCGGGTGTGCATGGCGCTTCGCGCAGCTACCTGAAGCGCTCGCTCGACCTGGCGCTCGGCAGCGACATCGCCAATAGCGTGCTCAACAACATCTATGGCGATGCGATCCGCCCGATGATGGCGCGCCTGCAGTGGGCCTCGCCGAAATGGCTGGCCGATTACGTCGCCAACGAGCACGTGCAGATGCAAGCGGTATTCCTGGCCTTCCTGCCGCCCGCGCTGGCCGGCCAGATCCTCGACGCCCTGCCGCTCGAAGGGCGCGACCTGGTGCTGCTGAACCTGGCCCGGCTCGATGAAATCGACCGCGACCTCTTGACCGAACTGGAAGAGCTGGTGACCCGCTGCCTGGGCGCCCTCGATACCCAGAGCGCCAGCGTGGAAGGGATCCGCCAGGTTGCCGAGATCCTCAACCGGCTGCCGGGCAACCGCGCCGGCATGGTCGAACTGCTGCGCGCCCACGATCCGGACGTGGTGTCCGAAATCGAAATGAGCATGTATGACTTTTTCATCCTGTCGCGCCAGACCGAGGCCACGATCACCCGCATTCTCGACGACGTGCCGCTGGAACAGTGGGCGATCGCCCTCAAGGGCGCCGAACCGGCGATCCGCGATGCGATCCTCACCACCATGCCGCGCCGCCAGGCCCAGAACTTCGACGACCTGCTGCGCCGCGCAGGTCCGGTGCCACTGTCGCGCATCGAACAGACGCGCAAGGACATCATGGCCACCGTCAAGCAACTGGCCGACAACGGCGAGATCGAAGTCCAACTGTTCGCCGAGGCTGTCATAGAATGA
- a CDS encoding flagellar basal body-associated FliL family protein: protein MKKTTKLIVAFVVIGILGAAAAGAALYFKQPLPGKDGKHAAVEPEAHPKKPARYVSLDKVIVMLRRSPGETQAHYISTDLVLSTTLDQEKKTKDDLPMLRSVAVRALSAHTMSAAQELTVEQYAEQLNNTFAATYDKDKLEKPFSEVMIGKLIIE from the coding sequence ATGAAAAAAACCACCAAGCTGATCGTCGCCTTCGTGGTCATCGGCATCCTCGGCGCCGCCGCGGCCGGTGCGGCCCTGTACTTCAAGCAGCCGCTGCCGGGCAAGGATGGCAAGCACGCCGCCGTGGAACCGGAAGCGCATCCGAAAAAACCGGCCCGCTACGTCTCGCTCGACAAGGTGATCGTCATGCTGCGCCGCAGCCCGGGCGAAACCCAGGCCCACTACATTTCGACCGATTTGGTGCTGTCGACCACGCTTGATCAGGAAAAGAAAACCAAGGATGACCTGCCGATGCTGCGCAGCGTGGCCGTGCGCGCCCTGTCGGCGCACACCATGAGCGCGGCCCAGGAACTGACGGTCGAGCAGTACGCCGAGCAGCTCAACAACACGTTCGCCGCGACATATGACAAGGACAAGCTCGAAAAGCCGTTCTCCGAAGTCATGATCGGCAAACTGATCATCGAATAG
- a CDS encoding flagellar hook-length control protein FliK, with amino-acid sequence MMLANLTPSPAVAAAPGADLPAAAAPVTPGSDTAAPFASWLMFDIGAEPAVADADTDSDQVGTDAAQADALADPGMLPDSAAPAVPAATPEHTSTPAMTMSMTLPLGMVLPPAMPMPSSWPAAMAAPVASAAPLGAASAPLSFAAAATPVVPAGTAAAPAPAPAAPAAPFAAPLPAAPASTVSFTFSAPPAASTNATGAAASTSDSDSRVADARTPVAAAPALPAQALAAAPAPRAPARSADSATPAAPLAQKTGLAASAQPLAASTDTVLRSDTPLAGPANVMNGANALAAPNAAMAAPLDVKLPANPADWQQPLRDALGDRLQLQLGRNIDQAVIRLDPPQLGRIEIAIRHAAGGVLEVNISATHSEVRRQLNSVSDAMRSDLAQRQFSDVAVTITATPRSGAAFGEQQGRQRQPEREPGENDPGRALAEAGQPSATFSLSGREVAA; translated from the coding sequence ATGATGCTCGCTAACCTGACCCCTTCCCCCGCCGTCGCGGCCGCCCCCGGTGCCGACCTGCCCGCCGCCGCCGCGCCAGTCACCCCCGGCAGCGACACTGCCGCGCCGTTCGCCAGCTGGCTGATGTTCGATATCGGCGCCGAGCCGGCCGTTGCCGACGCCGACACCGACAGCGACCAGGTCGGCACCGACGCCGCCCAGGCCGACGCCCTGGCCGATCCCGGCATGCTGCCCGACAGCGCCGCGCCGGCCGTGCCGGCCGCCACCCCGGAGCACACGAGCACACCAGCGATGACGATGAGCATGACCCTGCCGCTCGGCATGGTCTTGCCGCCGGCCATGCCGATGCCGTCCAGCTGGCCTGCCGCCATGGCCGCGCCAGTGGCCAGCGCCGCGCCGCTCGGCGCCGCCAGCGCCCCGCTCAGCTTTGCCGCAGCGGCCACGCCGGTCGTCCCGGCCGGCACGGCCGCCGCACCGGCCCCGGCCCCGGCCGCGCCAGCCGCGCCGTTCGCCGCCCCCCTGCCCGCCGCCCCTGCCAGCACCGTTTCGTTCACCTTCAGCGCGCCGCCAGCGGCCAGCACCAATGCCACCGGCGCCGCCGCCAGTACCAGTGACAGCGACAGCCGTGTGGCCGATGCCCGCACGCCAGTGGCGGCCGCGCCGGCCCTGCCCGCGCAAGCGCTGGCCGCCGCGCCGGCACCGCGCGCCCCCGCGCGCAGCGCCGACAGCGCCACGCCAGCCGCGCCGCTCGCCCAGAAAACCGGCCTCGCCGCCAGCGCCCAGCCGCTCGCCGCCAGCACCGACACCGTGCTGCGCAGCGACACGCCGCTCGCCGGCCCGGCCAATGTCATGAATGGCGCCAACGCCCTGGCCGCGCCCAACGCCGCCATGGCCGCCCCGCTGGACGTAAAACTGCCGGCCAACCCGGCCGACTGGCAGCAACCCCTGCGCGACGCCCTGGGCGACCGCCTGCAGCTGCAACTGGGCCGCAACATCGACCAGGCCGTGATCCGCCTCGACCCGCCGCAGCTGGGCCGCATCGAAATCGCGATCCGCCACGCCGCCGGTGGGGTGCTGGAAGTAAATATCAGCGCCACCCACAGCGAAGTGCGGCGCCAGCTCAACAGTGTCAGCGATGCCATGCGTTCCGACCTGGCCCAGCGCCAGTTCAGCGATGTCGCCGTGACCATTACCGCCACCCCGCGCAGCGGCGCCGCGTTTGGCGAACAGCAAGGGCGCCAGCGCCAGCCCGAGCGTGAACCCGGCGAAAACGATCCTGGCCGCGCGCTGGCCGAAGCCGGCCAGCCGTCCGCCACCTTCTCCCTGTCCGGCCGCGAGGTCGCAGCATGA
- a CDS encoding flagellar FliJ family protein, whose protein sequence is MTIKNTIDSLDTLVRLRSTKVDRLQADMAAQQATRARYQANLARLDGLTSGSGASGALPLALALNCGQYKLAVIALADNHRTDLSLHEATMAVSQRALNDAWSERQLLGQVLEQKKGVAALAQNRVERKREDELATQSWLAGRK, encoded by the coding sequence ATGACCATCAAGAACACGATCGACAGCCTGGACACCCTGGTGCGCCTGCGCAGCACCAAGGTCGACCGCCTGCAAGCCGATATGGCTGCCCAGCAAGCGACCAGGGCGCGCTACCAGGCCAACCTGGCGCGCCTGGACGGCCTGACCAGCGGCAGCGGCGCCAGCGGCGCCCTGCCGCTGGCGCTGGCCCTGAACTGCGGCCAGTACAAGCTGGCCGTGATCGCCCTGGCCGACAACCATCGCACCGACCTGAGCCTGCATGAAGCGACCATGGCCGTGTCGCAGCGCGCCCTGAACGATGCCTGGAGCGAGCGCCAGCTGCTCGGCCAGGTGCTGGAACAGAAAAAAGGCGTGGCGGCGCTGGCCCAGAACCGGGTCGAACGCAAGCGCGAAGACGAGCTGGCCACGCAATCGTGGCTGGCCGGCCGCAAGTAA
- the fliS gene encoding flagellar export chaperone FliS, with protein sequence MSYSDAYSDYHSVNLDAQTARASPVELVLLLTDGLLDELARARAHLVAKRYEQKAASIDKCVEIINGLSSSLDFEQGGDVVENLARLYDFCAARLHGAGIKMDPAMLDEVVEILGTIRQGWLGVQARNA encoded by the coding sequence ATGTCCTATTCCGACGCTTACAGCGACTACCACTCGGTTAACCTTGATGCTCAGACGGCGCGTGCGTCGCCGGTCGAGCTGGTCCTGCTGCTGACCGATGGCTTGCTCGACGAACTGGCCCGCGCGCGCGCCCACCTCGTCGCCAAGCGCTACGAGCAAAAGGCGGCCAGCATCGACAAATGTGTCGAGATCATCAATGGACTGTCCAGCTCGCTGGACTTCGAGCAAGGTGGCGACGTGGTGGAAAACCTGGCAAGACTGTACGACTTTTGCGCCGCCCGCCTGCACGGGGCCGGCATCAAGATGGACCCGGCGATGCTGGACGAAGTGGTCGAGATTCTCGGCACGATCCGCCAGGGCTGGCTCGGCGTGCAGGCGCGCAATGCCTAG
- the fliI gene encoding flagellar protein export ATPase FliI, producing MSKLADSLRTVELDDVPVAIPTGRLVGASGLLLESAGCRLHTGQRCRIETVDGDWLDAQVVGFRERLSFLMPFKQAIGLTTGARVLPSPTAATLQIGPSWLGRMVNGLGEPIDGLGRLGGEHRLDMTPPKINPLKKQPVVEPLDVGVRAINSMLTIGKGQRVGLMAGSGVGKSVLLGLITRQTVADVVVVGLIGERSREVREFVDMSLGPEGLKKAVLVIAPADESPLMRIRATELCHAIAAHYRDQGLNVLLLVDSLTRYAMALREVALALGEPPATRGYPPSVFSALPQLVESAGNGEHEHGSMSAIYTVLAEGDDQQDPVVDTARAILDGHIVLTRELAERGHYPAIDVAASISRCMAQVVPAQHALAARKLKAALARHARVRDLIPLGAYVPGADPVTDHAVRLEPHIDAYLCQGTREAAPLPECISQLEAMMS from the coding sequence ATGAGTAAGCTGGCCGATTCCCTGCGCACCGTCGAACTCGACGACGTGCCGGTCGCGATCCCGACCGGGCGCCTGGTCGGCGCCTCGGGCTTGCTGCTGGAATCGGCCGGCTGCCGCCTGCACACGGGCCAGCGCTGCCGCATCGAAACGGTGGACGGCGATTGGCTCGATGCCCAGGTGGTCGGTTTCCGCGAGCGCCTGTCGTTCCTGATGCCGTTCAAGCAAGCCATCGGCCTGACCACGGGCGCCCGCGTGCTGCCCAGCCCGACCGCCGCCACCCTGCAGATCGGCCCCTCGTGGCTGGGGCGCATGGTCAATGGCCTGGGCGAGCCGATCGACGGCCTGGGCCGCCTGGGCGGCGAGCATCGCCTGGACATGACGCCGCCGAAAATCAATCCGCTGAAAAAACAACCGGTGGTCGAGCCGCTCGACGTGGGCGTGCGCGCCATCAATTCCATGCTGACCATCGGCAAGGGCCAACGGGTCGGCCTGATGGCCGGCAGCGGGGTCGGCAAGTCCGTCCTGCTGGGCCTGATCACCCGCCAGACCGTGGCCGACGTGGTCGTGGTCGGCCTGATCGGCGAGCGCTCGCGCGAAGTGCGCGAATTCGTCGACATGTCGCTCGGCCCCGAGGGCTTGAAGAAAGCCGTGCTGGTGATCGCCCCGGCCGACGAATCGCCGCTGATGCGCATCCGCGCAACCGAACTGTGCCACGCAATCGCCGCCCATTACCGCGACCAGGGCTTGAACGTGCTGCTGCTGGTCGATTCCCTCACCCGCTACGCCATGGCGCTGCGCGAAGTGGCGCTGGCGCTGGGCGAGCCGCCAGCCACGCGCGGCTATCCGCCGTCGGTGTTCTCGGCCCTGCCGCAGCTGGTCGAAAGCGCCGGCAACGGCGAGCACGAACACGGCAGCATGAGCGCCATCTACACCGTCCTGGCCGAAGGCGACGACCAGCAGGATCCGGTGGTCGACACGGCCCGTGCAATTCTCGACGGCCACATCGTGCTGACCCGCGAACTGGCCGAACGCGGCCATTACCCGGCCATCGACGTGGCCGCCTCCATCAGCCGCTGCATGGCCCAGGTGGTGCCGGCCCAGCACGCGCTGGCGGCGCGCAAGCTGAAAGCCGCGCTGGCCCGCCACGCCCGCGTGCGCGACCTGATTCCCCTGGGCGCCTACGTGCCGGGCGCCGATCCGGTGACCGACCACGCGGTGCGCCTGGAACCGCATATCGACGCCTACCTGTGCCAGGGAACGCGCGAAGCGGCGCCCTTGCCCGAATGCATTTCCCAACTTGAAGCGATGATGTCATGA
- a CDS encoding FliA/WhiG family RNA polymerase sigma factor has product MAEYAPVLDAREEQRQLVAYAPLVKRIVRQLNAQVSGVMGREDMEQIGLMGLLEALRRYGMPDAGFGSFASLRIRGAILDELRRQDWRPRAVRQDSHKMRDQVRALTRSLGREPTDQEAASALGLTQEAYVQYQLDDGAELLLSFDEVLQEAAERAHSAPGPEEQFMVKRSLEQALMALDEREQRVIQMIYEFELSYKEVAAVLDLSDARVCQLNKAALAKMKAALKG; this is encoded by the coding sequence GTGGCCGAGTACGCCCCCGTGCTCGATGCCCGCGAAGAGCAGCGCCAGCTGGTGGCCTACGCGCCGCTGGTCAAGCGCATCGTGCGCCAGTTGAATGCCCAGGTCTCGGGCGTGATGGGGCGCGAAGACATGGAACAGATCGGCCTGATGGGTTTGCTCGAAGCGCTGCGCCGCTATGGCATGCCCGATGCCGGTTTCGGCAGCTTCGCCTCCTTGCGCATCCGCGGCGCCATTCTCGACGAGCTGCGCCGCCAGGATTGGCGCCCGCGCGCGGTGCGCCAGGACAGCCACAAGATGCGCGACCAGGTGCGCGCCCTGACCCGCTCCCTGGGGCGCGAGCCGACCGACCAGGAAGCGGCCTCCGCGCTGGGCCTGACCCAGGAAGCCTATGTGCAATACCAGCTCGACGATGGCGCCGAGCTGCTGCTGAGCTTTGACGAAGTGCTGCAGGAAGCTGCGGAACGGGCCCACAGCGCGCCCGGCCCGGAAGAGCAGTTCATGGTCAAGCGCAGCCTGGAACAAGCCCTGATGGCCCTCGACGAGCGCGAACAGCGGGTGATCCAGATGATTTACGAATTCGAACTGAGCTACAAGGAAGTTGCCGCCGTCCTCGATTTGTCGGACGCGCGCGTCTGCCAGCTCAACAAGGCGGCGCTGGCCAAGATGAAAGCAGCCCTCAAAGGCTGA
- the fliD gene encoding flagellar filament capping protein FliD: MATIGNTYDPATTAAGLATNYTSARQSILSAQTKQASSAAAALTSLRSAISGYQSSLLSLTSGKTMLSQAASFSNTAIGTASAGVNATAGSYSFFVERIATANQVSYNGLADSAANGGTLGIDLGGAPGFSVNLATANSDGNATLTPREIAAAINAEPTNNGRVSASIVTVNGVTQLMLTSKTTGAAGNISLNTAAVNNAGLKAALDDPLNAKQVVTGQDALVWLGAQGTGTAITQASNVFTNVDGVTMTFTKAQAPGDTPVTLTVASDNAATVAKVQKFVDDYNKLKGVIDTMVAPGDPSKSAAPGVFANDGGVRVLQTRMVSMLRGVNGADSLAAYGIVATRDGSLSLNTTRLTSQLAVSPKGLDTLIGSSVNGSSSGIAGNLDGYLKEWSSITDGQLKQRLEQNTKLQTTLTKRQDQLDKQYDSAYKRYLTQFTQLQTLQSRMASNSSMFDALFGDKS; the protein is encoded by the coding sequence ATGGCGACCATTGGCAACACCTACGATCCGGCCACCACCGCCGCCGGCCTGGCGACCAACTACACCTCGGCGCGCCAGAGCATCCTGAGCGCCCAGACCAAGCAGGCCAGCAGCGCGGCCGCCGCCCTCACCTCCTTGCGCTCGGCCATTTCGGGCTACCAGAGTTCCCTGCTGTCGCTGACCTCCGGCAAGACCATGCTGAGCCAGGCCGCGAGCTTCAGCAACACGGCCATCGGCACCGCCAGCGCCGGTGTGAACGCCACCGCCGGCAGCTACAGCTTTTTTGTCGAACGCATCGCCACCGCCAACCAGGTGTCCTACAACGGCCTGGCCGACAGCGCGGCCAATGGCGGCACCCTGGGCATCGATCTGGGCGGCGCGCCCGGCTTTTCGGTCAACCTGGCGACCGCCAACAGCGATGGCAACGCCACCCTGACCCCGCGCGAAATCGCCGCTGCCATCAATGCCGAGCCGACCAACAATGGCCGCGTGTCGGCCTCGATCGTCACCGTCAATGGCGTCACCCAGCTGATGCTGACCTCGAAAACGACTGGCGCGGCCGGCAATATTTCGCTCAACACCGCGGCGGTCAACAATGCCGGCCTGAAAGCCGCACTCGACGATCCCCTCAACGCCAAGCAAGTCGTGACTGGCCAGGATGCCCTGGTCTGGCTCGGCGCCCAGGGTACCGGCACCGCGATCACCCAGGCCTCGAACGTGTTCACCAATGTCGATGGCGTGACCATGACCTTTACCAAGGCCCAGGCCCCGGGCGATACGCCGGTCACCCTGACGGTCGCCAGCGACAACGCCGCCACCGTGGCCAAGGTGCAGAAATTCGTCGACGATTACAACAAGCTCAAGGGCGTGATCGATACCATGGTGGCGCCGGGCGACCCGTCCAAGAGCGCCGCGCCGGGCGTGTTCGCCAACGATGGCGGCGTGCGCGTGCTGCAAACCCGCATGGTCAGCATGCTGCGCGGCGTCAACGGCGCCGACAGCCTGGCCGCCTACGGCATCGTGGCCACCCGCGACGGCAGCCTGTCCCTGAACACAACGCGCCTGACCAGCCAGCTCGCGGTGTCGCCGAAAGGCCTCGACACCCTGATCGGCAGCAGCGTCAACGGCAGCAGCAGCGGCATCGCCGGCAATCTCGACGGCTACCTGAAGGAATGGAGCAGCATCACCGACGGCCAGCTCAAGCAGCGTCTGGAACAGAACACCAAATTGCAGACCACCCTGACCAAGCGCCAGGACCAGCTCGACAAGCAGTACGACAGCGCCTACAAGCGCTATCTGACGCAATTTACACAGTTGCAAACACTGCAAAGCCGCATGGCTTCCAACAGCTCCATGTTCGACGCACTGTTCGGCGACAAATCCTAA
- a CDS encoding flagellar motor protein MotB has protein sequence MQKQHDKHDKHDAAIIVRGRGKAHEDDHGGAWKVAFADFCLALLSLFLVLWLMAARDQQTMKAMVREQNGSYADGQGNKPEIGGGPRGSLIERFAMPHSGTSPDKEVGGEGPKVRYDSPAELAVLSRKLGTMSVEAGLSNNLEAVITPYGLRVTLHDTDRQGMFLLGSAMPTDRFGRLMRQMGPLFAKMDNQMLIVGHTDSRKYAGDQDGNSNWTLSNARAMAARTQLLAGSMNPDSVLQVVGMADRAPFEPENTGAAVNRRIELLILTHSQADTVAAMFGVPGKNEVGTETAVGAKGTVEELRNKLKSVKNVNGAGAQGK, from the coding sequence GTGCAAAAGCAGCATGATAAGCATGACAAGCACGACGCCGCGATCATCGTGCGCGGCCGTGGCAAGGCGCATGAGGACGACCACGGCGGCGCCTGGAAAGTCGCGTTCGCCGACTTTTGCCTGGCGCTGCTATCCCTGTTCCTGGTGCTGTGGCTGATGGCGGCGCGCGACCAGCAAACCATGAAAGCCATGGTGCGCGAGCAAAACGGCAGCTACGCCGATGGCCAGGGCAACAAGCCGGAAATCGGCGGCGGCCCGCGCGGCAGCCTGATCGAACGTTTCGCTATGCCGCACAGCGGTACCTCGCCCGACAAGGAAGTCGGCGGCGAAGGCCCGAAAGTGCGCTACGACTCGCCGGCCGAACTGGCCGTGCTCTCGCGCAAGCTGGGCACCATGAGCGTGGAAGCGGGCTTGTCGAACAACCTGGAAGCCGTGATCACCCCGTACGGCTTGCGCGTCACCCTGCACGACACCGACCGCCAGGGCATGTTTTTGCTGGGCAGCGCCATGCCGACCGACCGCTTCGGCCGCTTGATGCGCCAGATGGGTCCCTTGTTCGCAAAAATGGACAACCAGATGCTGATCGTCGGCCACACCGATTCGCGCAAATACGCGGGCGACCAGGATGGCAACTCGAACTGGACCTTGTCGAATGCGCGCGCCATGGCGGCCCGCACCCAGCTGCTGGCCGGTTCCATGAATCCGGACAGCGTGCTGCAAGTCGTCGGGATGGCCGACCGCGCGCCCTTCGAGCCGGAAAATACCGGCGCGGCCGTCAACCGCCGCATCGAACTGCTGATCCTGACCCACAGCCAGGCCGATACCGTGGCCGCCATGTTCGGCGTGCCGGGCAAGAACGAGGTCGGCACCGAAACGGCGGTCGGCGCCAAGGGGACGGTCGAAGAATTGCGCAATAAACTCAAGAGCGTCAAAAACGTCAACGGCGCCGGCGCCCAAGGCAAATAA
- the motA gene encoding flagellar motor stator protein MotA, which yields MQPLVGIAIVLGCIFGGFVLMGGTFAAIWHPVEILIIAGAGAGALVLGNPNHVLKEMSTQLRKIIVRKKQGSEFQRQLLLLMYELLQTAAGGLKALDAHVEDPASSPLFQRYPLVLEEPKLLAFIVDNFRLMAMGKINAHELEGVLEQELEAIHEELVQPSKSLHKIAEAMPGFGILAAVLGIVLAMNSVAEGADAGAISAKVGAAMVGTFLGIFFCYGVLDPISNMMKQLVNQEASNMECVKVVLVTHVAGKPALLAIDAGRRLVQLNIKPTFAQLESWINAMSGDSDESPSPKRRATDRSGEPRAKAA from the coding sequence ATGCAGCCATTAGTCGGCATTGCCATCGTTCTAGGCTGTATTTTCGGCGGCTTCGTGCTCATGGGCGGCACCTTCGCCGCCATCTGGCACCCGGTCGAAATCCTGATCATCGCCGGCGCCGGCGCCGGCGCGCTGGTGCTGGGCAATCCGAACCACGTGCTCAAGGAAATGAGCACGCAGTTGCGCAAGATTATCGTGCGCAAGAAGCAAGGTTCGGAATTCCAGCGCCAGTTGTTGTTGTTGATGTATGAACTGCTGCAAACGGCGGCCGGTGGCTTGAAAGCCCTCGACGCCCACGTGGAAGACCCGGCCTCGAGCCCGCTGTTCCAGCGTTACCCTTTGGTGCTGGAAGAGCCTAAACTTTTGGCGTTTATTGTCGATAATTTCCGTTTAATGGCCATGGGAAAAATCAATGCCCATGAGCTTGAAGGCGTACTGGAGCAGGAACTGGAAGCCATTCACGAAGAGTTGGTGCAGCCGTCCAAGTCGCTGCACAAGATTGCCGAAGCGATGCCCGGATTCGGCATCCTGGCGGCGGTGCTCGGCATCGTGCTGGCGATGAATTCGGTGGCCGAGGGCGCCGATGCCGGCGCGATCTCGGCCAAGGTGGGCGCCGCGATGGTCGGCACCTTCCTCGGGATTTTCTTTTGCTATGGCGTACTCGACCCGATCAGCAACATGATGAAACAGCTTGTCAACCAGGAAGCGTCGAACATGGAATGCGTCAAAGTCGTGCTGGTCACCCACGTGGCCGGCAAACCAGCCCTGCTGGCCATCGATGCCGGCCGCCGCCTGGTGCAACTGAACATCAAGCCGACCTTCGCCCAGCTCGAAAGCTGGATCAACGCGATGAGCGGCGATAGCGACGAATCGCCATCGCCGAAACGCCGCGCCACCGACCGCTCAGGAGAGCCGCGTGCAAAAGCAGCATGA